The proteins below are encoded in one region of Stigmatopora argus isolate UIUO_Sarg chromosome 2, RoL_Sarg_1.0, whole genome shotgun sequence:
- the myef2 gene encoding myelin expression factor 2, whose protein sequence is MEDIIPGLGEDSKAEELNTSVTSDHSDPETPNGVKTDAEESTCPKEKYEDKEKSSGGRKGGRYHPYKEKQGGEKKSFKRNRVYISNIPYDMKWQAIKDLMRDKVGEVTYVELFKDAEGKSRGCGVVDFTDEEFVTKAVETMNQYDLNGRPLNIREDCEGEHARRVLQRIESQQDGRLRDMGPGGIIIPPSIANNPNIPSEMKQALQTGRLGSTVFVINLDFTVSWKKLKEVFSMAGVVKRADIKADKDGKSRGMGTVIFEQPLEALQAISMFNGQMLFDRPMYVKMDDKSILPDNHCQMEKAPQLPRGLSGIGMGLGPGGQPINSNNLNSGGGMGSTGTAGLDISGYCGMNRLSGGMGVSSGFGNMDNMASIMNLGARELMSRMNDMYRSRIGGMDRDFGSGDMLMNRGFGDSFGGLGRSFGGGMGLGGMGTGLGGGMGNMAMDCMGSGFDRMGMSGMDFNRSFRGGGQSSMGMSDRGYGSKAGRQIFVRNLSYDLTWQTLKDNFSHCGKVMFAEIMMENGKSKGCGTVRFDSEESAEKACRMMNGTKINGREVDVRIDRYV, encoded by the exons ATGGAAGACATCATCCCTGGCCTTGGTGAAGATTCTAAGGCGGAGGAGCTCAATACATCAGTCACATCGGACCATAGCGACCCCGAGACACCTAATGGCGTCAAAAC GGACGCTGAGGAGTCAACATGCCCAAAAGAGAAATACGAAGATAAAGAGAAGTCCTCCGGAGGTAGAAAAGGAGGCCGCTATCATCCTTACAAAGAGAAACAAGGTGGCGAAAAGAAAAGTTTTAAAAGGAACCGGGTGTACATCAGCAACATCCCGTATGACATGAAATGGCAGGCAATTAAAGATCTCATGCGTGATAAAG TCGGTGAGGTTACATACGTGGAGCTCTTTAAGGATGCGGAAGGAAAGTCAAGG GGTTGTGG TGTGGTGGACTTCACTGATGAAGAATTTGTGACCAAGGCAGTAGAAACTATGAATCAATATGACCTGAATGGAAGGCCTCTTAACATTAGGGAG GACTGCGAGGGGGAGCATGCTCGACGTGTGTTGCAACGCATAGAAAGCCAGCAAGACGGTCGATTGCGGGACATGGGACCCGGTGGAATAATTATCCCTCCCTCCATCGCCAACAATCCCAATATTCCATCTGAAATGAAGCAAGCGTTACAAACGGGGCGACTGGGCAGCACTGTGTTTGTGATCAAC CTCGATTTCACGGTGAGCTGGAAGAAGCTGAAGGAAGTGTTCAGCATGGCTGGAGTAGTTAAACGGGCTGATATAAAGGCGGACAAGGACGGAAAGAGCCGTGGGATGGGAACTGTGATTTTTGAGCAGCCACTTGAGGCTTTGCAGGCTATAT CCATGTTTAATGGACAGATGCTCTTTGACAGACCGATGTATGTTAAAATG GATGATAAATCCATTCTCCCTGATAATCATTGCCAAATGGAGAAAGCACCTCAATTACCAC GAGGCCTGTCTGGTATTGGAATGGGACTAGGACCAGGAGGGCAGCCTATTAATAGTAACAATCTCAACAGTGGAGGAGGGATGGGCTCCACAGGTACAGCAG GTCTGGATATTTCTGGCTATTGTGGAATGAACAGACTTAGTGGAG GGATGGGTGTAAGCAGTGGATTTGGAAACATGGATAACATGGCCAGCATTATGAATTTGGGAGCAAGAGAACTGATGAGCAGAATGAACG ATATGTACCGATCAAGAATAGGTGGAATGGATCGGGATTTTGGAAGCGGCGACATGCTAATGAATCGGGGATTTGGCGATTCATTTGGAGGACTGG GTCGAAGTTTTGGCGGTGGCATGGGCCTTGGTGGCATGGGGACTGGCTTAG GTGGTGGAATGGGCAACATGGCCATGGATTGCATGGGCTCGGGCTTTGACCGCATGGGAATGTCAGGAATGGACTTTAATCGCAGCTTTAGAGGTGGCGGCCAGAGTTCCATGGGCATGTCAGACAGAGGCTACGGGTCCAAAGCTGGTCGTCAGATCTTTGTACGAAAT CTCTCCTATGATCTTACGTGGCAAACGCTGAAAGACAATTTCAGTCACTGtg GCAAGGTGATGTTTGCAGAGATCATGATGGAGAACGGCAAGTCAAAGGGCTGCGGAACAGTGAGATTCGACTCTGAAGAGAGTGCCGAGAAAGCCTGCCGGATGATGAATGGAACAAAGATCAATGGCCGAGAGGTGGATGTCCGTATTGATCGTTATGTTTAG